Proteins encoded in a region of the Caldalkalibacillus thermarum genome:
- a CDS encoding phospho-sugar mutase → MNLEQERYQRWINAPGLDPALRKELEAIKDQPAEITERFYTHLSFGTGGMRGEIGAGTNRMNIYTIRKATLGLAHYLHNRKRGDLNPEQSNNMSPSKQNKDDLQVVIAYDCRHQSDRFALEAALTLARQGIKAYLFPALAPTPQLSFAVRRLQADAGIMITASHNPPEYNGYKVYGPDGAQLNVQDAEQLMREIGRVEDELSIEVLRQEEAIDQGLLVYLDEQIDREYVRYVTSLSLRPEIIKQMGDQFKIVFTPLHGAATKPVQAVLREAGFRQVYMVEEQVTPDPDFSTVASPNPEEHEAFTLAIEKARAVDADLIMGTDPDADRMGLVVRDDQGVYRVLTGNQTGALLLYYILTQKQAQGTLAPNHTICKTIVTSELGRVIGRDFGLETIDTLTGFKFIGEKIKQFKAAGDRQFLFGYEESYGYLIGDEVRDKDAVQAVLLAAEMGAYYKARGLTLYEALLDLYEQYGYYREDLISVTLKGREGLQQIKQTMAMLREHPPHTLAGQPVAVFEDYQTQVRHDLVQDKQEPLHLPASNVLKFILQDETWVCVRPSGTEPKLKLYIGVKGESLDEAESKLQAVKKALKELVSL, encoded by the coding sequence ATGAACCTGGAACAGGAACGCTATCAGCGCTGGATCAATGCTCCTGGTCTAGATCCCGCCCTGCGGAAGGAACTCGAAGCCATCAAGGACCAGCCTGCTGAAATCACCGAGCGTTTTTATACCCACTTGTCCTTCGGCACAGGAGGGATGCGCGGTGAAATTGGCGCCGGAACCAACCGCATGAACATCTATACCATTCGTAAGGCCACTTTAGGATTGGCACACTATTTACATAACCGAAAACGAGGGGATTTAAATCCAGAACAGAGCAATAACATGTCGCCGTCCAAACAGAACAAAGATGATCTGCAGGTGGTGATCGCCTACGATTGCCGCCATCAGTCGGACCGCTTTGCCTTAGAAGCGGCCTTGACACTGGCCCGCCAAGGGATCAAAGCCTACCTTTTTCCTGCCTTGGCCCCCACTCCCCAGCTGTCCTTTGCTGTACGCCGTTTGCAGGCTGATGCGGGGATTATGATCACAGCCAGCCATAATCCTCCTGAATATAATGGCTATAAGGTTTACGGGCCGGACGGGGCCCAGCTGAATGTGCAGGATGCAGAACAGCTTATGCGTGAGATCGGCCGGGTGGAGGATGAACTGTCCATTGAGGTCCTGAGGCAAGAGGAGGCGATAGACCAGGGACTCTTGGTCTATCTGGACGAACAAATTGACAGGGAGTATGTACGCTATGTGACTTCCCTTTCTCTTCGGCCGGAGATCATTAAACAGATGGGCGACCAATTTAAGATTGTGTTTACGCCACTGCACGGCGCGGCAACCAAACCGGTGCAGGCTGTGTTGAGGGAAGCCGGCTTTAGACAGGTGTATATGGTGGAAGAGCAAGTGACGCCTGATCCTGACTTCTCCACCGTGGCTTCGCCCAATCCGGAGGAGCATGAAGCTTTTACACTGGCCATTGAGAAAGCCCGGGCGGTGGATGCCGATCTGATTATGGGCACCGATCCTGATGCCGACCGCATGGGCCTCGTAGTCCGCGATGACCAGGGGGTCTACCGCGTGTTGACCGGCAACCAGACCGGCGCCCTCTTGTTGTACTATATTTTGACCCAAAAACAGGCCCAGGGCACGCTGGCGCCCAATCATACCATCTGCAAAACCATCGTCACCTCCGAGCTGGGGCGGGTCATTGGCCGTGACTTTGGCTTGGAGACCATTGACACGCTGACAGGCTTTAAATTTATTGGTGAAAAAATCAAACAGTTTAAAGCAGCTGGTGACCGGCAGTTTCTGTTTGGCTATGAAGAAAGCTACGGCTATCTGATCGGGGATGAAGTGCGGGACAAAGATGCGGTTCAGGCTGTGCTCTTGGCCGCAGAGATGGGAGCGTACTATAAAGCCAGAGGCTTGACTTTGTATGAGGCGTTGCTTGACCTGTATGAACAATACGGCTATTATCGTGAAGATCTGATCTCGGTAACATTAAAAGGACGGGAAGGACTGCAGCAGATCAAACAAACAATGGCCATGCTCCGTGAACATCCTCCCCATACATTGGCCGGCCAGCCGGTGGCAGTGTTTGAGGATTATCAGACCCAAGTGCGCCATGACCTGGTTCAGGACAAACAGGAACCGCTTCATCTTCCCGCTTCCAACGTGCTTAAATTTATCCTGCAGGATGAGACATGGGTGTGTGTCCGCCCATCAGGAACGGAGCCAAAGTTAAAGCTGTACATCGGGGTTAAAGGAGAATCCCTTGACGAAGCGGAAAGCAAACTGCAAGCTGTAAAAAAGGCGCTGAAGGAACTGGTATCCCTTTAA